The following proteins are encoded in a genomic region of Sesamum indicum cultivar Zhongzhi No. 13 linkage group LG8, S_indicum_v1.0, whole genome shotgun sequence:
- the LOC105169470 gene encoding serine carboxypeptidase-like 7, with product MKQQSAKLTYLKLRLPQRTWPEKVRRQRRSMNTYYSAFHFLILCLLLLINAPASSKCIIDTLPGFPGTLPFKLETGYIGVGEKDEVQLFYYFIQSENDPQRDPLILWLNGEPGCSGFSGLVYEIGPLGFDVEAFDGSLPSLVVNPYSWTKIASIIFIDSPAGTGFSYATTSQGYINSDNKTAEYNYSFLRKWLLNHPEFVKNRLYIAGDSYGGKIAPMVALEIAKGNEAGLKPRMLLQGYIVGNSRTDANKDDNEKVPYAHRMALISDEHFELANSSCHGEYVNPDSENIQCLYALQLVKECTSHISENHILEPKCKFMSPRLNISQPVQLSLEDDPVDLLSLSKKKSIYGAANYDYVTSYVWANNETVQEALHIKKGKITEWKRCNKSLSYEEDVPSVFEHHQLLNEKGFQALAYSGDHDMAVPYMSTLKWIRHLNLTLDEEWRPWTVDGQIAGYTMKYKNKQAELTFATVKGAGHTAPEYKPKQCFAMIKRWLSLYPL from the exons ATGAAGCAGCAGTCAGCCAAGTTGACATACCTTAAACTGAGGTTACCGCAGAGAACGTGGCCGGAGAAAGTAAGAAGACAGAGACGTAGTATGAACACGTATTACTCTGCCTTCCATTTCCTAATTCTCTGTTTGCTTCTCCTCATCAACGCACCTGCCTCTTCAAAATGCATCATCGACACTCTCCCGGGATTTCCTGGAACCCTACCTTTCAAACTTGAAACCGG ATACATTGGCGTGGGAGAAAAGGATGAAGTGCAGCTGTTTTACTACTTCATTCAATCAGAAAATGACCCACAAAGAGACCCTCTCATACTATGGCTCAACGGCGAACCTGGTTGCTCTGGTTTTTCAGGCCTCGTTTATGAAATTG GTCCATTGGGTTTTGACGTTGAAGCTTTTGATGGAAGCTTACCCTCTTTGGTTGTAAATCCTTATTCATGGACGAAG ATTGCTAgcattatattcatagactcCCCTGCTGGAACTGGATTCTCCTATGCCACCACTTCACAAGGTTATATTAACTCTGACAATAAAACTGCTGAATATAATTACTCCTTTCTGAGGAAG TGGTTGTTGAATCACCCAGAGTTTGTCAAAAATCGTCTCTACATTGCAGGTGACTCTTATGGAGGCAAAATTGCCCCAATGGTAGCTCTGGAAATAGCGAAAG GTAATGAAGCTGGACTTAAGCCACGAATGTTACTCCAA GGTTACATTGTTGGAAATTCAAGAACAGATGCAAATAAAGATGATAACGAGAAGGTTCCTTATGCACACAGGATGGCACTCATATCAGATGAACATTTTGAG CTAGCAAATAGCAGCTGTCATGGGGAGTATGTGAATCCAGATTCAGAAAACATACAATGCCTTTATGCTCTTCAACTTGTTAAAGAG TGCACGAGCCATATCTCTGAGAATCATATTCTGGAGCCAAAATGCAAATTCATGTCACCGAGACTTAACATCTCTCAGCCGGTCCAATTATCCCTAGAAGATGATCCAGTTGACCTTCTTTCCTTGTCCAAAAAGAAGAGCATCTATGGTGCCGCG AATTATGATTACGTGACCTCTTATGTCTGGGCAAATAATGAAACTGTCCAAGAAGCTCTTCACATAAAAAAG GGAAAAATAACTGAATGGAAAAGATGCAATAAGAGCTTATCCTATGAAGAAGACGTACCAAGTGTTTTCGAGCATCATCAACTTCTCAATGAGAAGGGCTTTCAAGCCTTGGCATACAG TGGTGATCATGACATGGCTGTACCTTACATGAGCACTTTAAAATGGATACGCCATCTCAATCTCACCCTTGATGAGGAATGGAGGCCTTGGACTGTGGATGGCCAAATTGCAGG ATACACaatgaaatacaaaaacaaacaagccGAACTCACCTTTGCGACGGTGAAG GGTGCAGGCCATACAGCTCCAGAATACAAGCCCAAACAATGTTTCGCAATGATCAAAAGATGGTTATCTTTATATCCACTGTAG
- the LOC105169471 gene encoding LRR receptor kinase BAK1-like, with product ITVPTLHYTAQHLILFFSPFFFLYTYFSTPPFSFSLSKMTFPSLLSFLLPLLLSFSSSFSTNSEGNALHALRTRLSDPTNVLQSWDPTLVNPCTWFHVTCDSNYRVVRLDLGNSNISGTLGPELGELKHLQYLELYRNNIGGRIPKELGNLGKLVSMDLYGNKFRGNIPKSFANLKSLRFLRLNDNKLTGSIPRELTTLPNLKVFDVSNNDLCGTIPVDGPFGIFPMDSFRNNRLNGPELKGLALYDFGC from the exons ATCACTGTTCCTACATTACACTACACTGCACAACACCtcattctcttcttctctcctttcttctttctttacaCATATTTCTCCACTCCTCCAttttcattctctctctctaaaatgACTTTTCcttctctcctctcttttctGCTCCCCCTTCTCCTTTCCTTCTCTTCTTCATTCTCCACAAATTCTGAAG GAAACGCGTTACATGCTTTGAGGACCAGACTTTCAGACCCCACCAATGTTCTGCAGAGCTGGGATCCCACTCTCGTCAATCCTTGTACCTGGTTTCATGTTACCTGCGACTCTAATTACCGTGTTGTTCGCTT GGACTTGGGCAATTCCAATATTTCTGGGACTTTAGGTCCGGAGCTAGGCGAACTAAAGCACCTTCAGTATTT GGAGCTCTACAGAAACAATATTGGAGGGAGAATCCCAAAGGAATTGGGCAATTTGGGAAAACTAGTCAGCATGGATCTGTATGGAAACAAATTCAGGGGGAATATTCCCAAGTCTTTTGCTAACTTAAAGTCTCTTAGGTTTCT GCGGTTAAATGATAACAAGTTAACTGGATCAATTCCAAGGGAACTCACCACTCTACCAAACCTCAAAGTTTT CGATGTCTCCAATAATGATCTTTGTGGGACTATACCGGTTGATGGCCCCTTTGGAATTTTTCCCATGGACAG TTTTAGGAACAACAGGCTTAACGGTCCAGAGTTGAAAGGGTTGGCGCTCTACGACTTCGGATGCTAA
- the LOC105169472 gene encoding uncharacterized protein LOC105169472 produces the protein MDLGCIDMGCVEKSRKETSLEKDSSPKESATSASKIGKNNKSKDAVRSSLNALNKLTSQISKPPRRKTSPLNWFPRKKVEPYLKRKIKMLQEVDGMRLTLDETLGDSNPHYSRVLREKIAIREAAEKAMEARKGAMVEASWCRILQAARIESKEAEAQLSRAELSAAEAAEAARAVGVIMNDDMLGCVQNHYKIETTSSSKGGSTTHTVLATFETAFEVDKQVAAAVKAAFIKLANCPSINKEEFKELLRKISENPDTEENCNELTDFTLDCESDAGPELEVGSCCNKEFDGTRLRKHKKGQESDKFSMTNIVDMMLGRLRGLKEEELASLATIVATSGLNAALSSAVESTKDYCSKVPSRVSVGGRMARNSFADAQVGGTGGAELPGLDKFLVKRLTRLEREVLEAKNARKNEASDASKQKLDATDDEKLFSVKNTSSRTEVKLKEDMVIPDLGSVLVKHSSKLEKEVEEARMNAKSSEVDNRKFQRGRREQKDVAEVPSLDKYLVKRLTRLEREVQEARNRKNFERTEGERVIDSRKTTAILADATNLKEIPFSSTGDSVGKENMDLNKIENRNSTTLEVIDSKDQNHKSEVLANKILLQTDDSLRSEKKEAAPSRSSVGLQQQQSEDRRDNAAGNYESLDKVLVKHVSRLEKEKMEFRADEQMQIQLKRKDTYRETESTEGSLDHVLVKHKSRLEKEKLAAAEKQDDSTRHSISRQQARDREFQEAWGGLSLGNSIRPHVSRLQRDKAAWLEAEEQERKRATTGEV, from the exons atggatCTTGGTTGTATTGATATGGGCTGTGTTGAGAAGTCGAGGAAAGAAACCTCTCTTGAGAAAGACAGCAGTCCAAAGGAGTCTGCGACGTCTGCGTCTAAGATTGGAAAG AATAATAAATCGAAGGATGCAGTGCGGTCTAGCTTAAACGCTTTGAACAAACTTACATCCCAAATCTCTAAGCCTCCTCGTCGCAAGACCTCACCGCTTAATTGGTTCCCCCGGAAAAAGGTCGAACCCTATTTGAAgaggaaaattaaaatgctTCAG GAAGTAGATGGAATGCGTTTAACACTAGATGAAACTCTTGGTGATTCAAATCCACATTACTCGAGAGTACTGAGAGAAAAGATTGCAATAAGAGAAGCTGCCGAGAAAGCAATGGAGGCTCGAAAGGGTGCAATGGTGGAAGCATCCTGGTGTCGTATACTGCAGGCCGCCAG GATTGAAAGTAAAGAAGCAGAAGCTCAGCTGTCGAGAGCAGAACTTTCTGCTGCCGAAGCTGCTGAAGCTGCACGGGCGGTGGGTGTGATCATGAATGATGATATGTTGGGTTGTGTTCAAAACCATTACAAAATAGAAACAACGTCCTCTAGTAAGGGAGGATCTACCACTCATACGGTTTTGGCGACTTTTGAGACTGCATTTGAGGTTGATAAACAAGTAGCTGCCGCTGTTAAAGCTGCTTTTATTAAGCTTGCTAATTGCCCTTCAATAAACAAAGAGGAGTTTAAAGAATTGTTGCGCAAAATAAGTGAGAACCCTGATACTGAGGAAAATTGCAATGAATTAACAGACTTCACTTTAGACTGTGAATCTGATGCTGGGCCGGAGCTGGAAGTTGGAAGTTGCTGTAATAAGGAATTTGATGGCACAAGACTGAGGAAGCACAAGAAAGGACAGGAGTCGGATAAGTTTAGTATGACTAATATTGTTGATATGATGCTTGGTAGGCTTCGAGGCTTGAAAGAAGAAGAACTTGCTTCTCTTGCCACTATAGTTGCAACGAGTGGTTTAAATGCTGCTTTAAGCTCTGCTGTTGAAAGTACCAAGGATTATTGTAGTAAGGTCCCCAGCAGAGTGTCTGTTGGTGGGAGGATGGCAAGGAATTCATTTGCAGATGCACAGGTGGGAGGGACAGGAGGTGCTGAACTCCCTGGCCTGGACAAATTCCTTGTGAAACGCTTGACGAGACTTGAAAGAGAGGTACTGGAAGCCAAAAATGCGAGAAAAAATGAAGCTAGTGATGCAAGTAAACAGAAGCTAGATGCAACCGATGATGAGAAGCTCTTTTCTGTCAAGAATACAAGTTCAAGAACTGAAGTAAAGCTCAAAGAGGACATGGTGATTCCTGACTTAGGAAGTGTGCTAGTTAAACATTCTTCAAAGCTTGAGAAAGAGGTTGAAGAAGCAAGGATGAACGCTAAATCATCTGAAGTAGATAACAGGAAATTCCAAAGAGGACGTAGGGAACAGAAAGATGTTGCGGAGGTTCCCAGTCTAGATAAATATTTGGTGAAACGGTTGACAAGACTTGAAAGGGAGGTCCAAGAAGCTAGGAACAGGAAAAATTTCGAGCGAACTGAAGGAGAAAGGGTCATTGATTCAAGAAAGACAACTGCTATTCTAGCGGATGCAACAAATTTGAAAGAGATCCCATTTAGTTCTACTGGAGATTCAGTAGGCAAAGAAAATATGGACCTTAACAAAATTGAGAACAGAAATTCAACGACATTGGAAGTCATTGACAGTAAAGATCAAAACCATAAGAGTGAAGTGCTGGCAAATAAGATACTTCTACAAACAGATGATTCGTTGCGAAGCGAGAAAAAGGAAGCAGCACCATCAAGAAGCAGCGTTGGACTTCAGCAGCAACAGAGTGAAGATAGAAGAGACAATGCAGCAGGAAACTATGAAAGTTTAGACAAAGTTTTAGTAAAGCATGTGTCAAggctggaaaaagaaaagatggaaTTTCGTGCAGACGAGCAAATGCAAATACAACTCAAGCGAAAGGATACCTACAGAGAAACAGAAAGCACCGAAGGCAGTTTGGACCATGTTTTAGTGAAGCATAAGTCACGGCTAGAGAAGGAAAAGTTGGCGGCAGCTGAGAAACAAGATGATAGCACCAGACACTCAATTTCACGTCAACAAGCTAGGGATAGAGAGTTTCAGGAAGCATGGGGAGGCCTGAGCTTAGGAAATTCTATACGCCCTCACGTCTCTAGACTTCAACGAGACAAG GCTGCTTGGCTTGAAGCCGAAGAACAGGAGAGGAAGAGGGCGACAACAGGCGAAGTATGA
- the LOC105169473 gene encoding probable prolyl 4-hydroxylase 9: MKHRGKRFLGLEPNLRLPIVFFLCFCFFLAGLFGSMIISQDVNRGGSRHRLLDEFGYEDGDAMSYGETGESSVRSIPFQVLSWRPRAVYFPNFASAEQCQSVIEMAKSKLKPSALALRKGETAESTKGTRTSSGAFISASEDSSGVLEFVERKIARATMLPRSHGEAFNVLRYEVGQRYISHYDSFNPAEYGPQQSQRMASFLLYLSDVEEGGETMFPYENGSNMNTGYDYRSCIGLKVRPRQGDGLLFYSLFPNGTIDKTSLHGSCPVVNGEKWVATKWIRDREWP; this comes from the exons ATGAAACACAGAGGAAAAAGATTTCTTGGCCTGGAGCCTAACCTAAGATTGCCCATCGTTTTCTTCTTAtgcttctgcttctttctTGCTGGGCTCTTTGGATCCATGATCATATCTCAG GATGTGAATAGGGGTGGATCTAGGCATAGATTGCTGGACGAGTTTGGATATGAAGACGGCGATGCTATGTCTTATGGTGAAACTGGAGAGTCTTCAGTCCGTTCCATCCCATTTCAg GTTTTGAGTTGGAGGCCACGGGCTGTTTATTTCCCAAATTTTGCCTCAGCTGAACAGTGCCAAAGTGTAATTGAAATGGCTAAGAGTAAGCTTAAACCATCAGCACTCGCTTTACGGAAGGGAGAGACTGCGGAAAGCACCAAGGGTACCAGAACAAG TTCAGGTGCATTTATCAGTGCATCAGAAGACAGTTCTGGAGTTTTGGAGTTTGTTGAGAGGAAAATTGCAAGAGCTACAATGCTCCCAAGGAGCCATGGAGAG GCTTTCAACGTTCTGCGGTATGAGGTGGGACAAAGATACATTTCTCACTATGACTCATTCAACCCTGCCGAATATGGTCCACAGCAGAGCCAAAGG ATGGCTTCTTTCTTGTTGTACTTATCTGATGTGGAGGAAGGTGGAGAAACCATGTTCCCGTATGAG AACGGCTCAAACATGAATACAGGATATGATTATAGAAGCTGCATAGGTTTGAAGGTGAGACCACGCCAAGGAGATGGGCTTCTGTTCTATTCATTATTTCCAAATGGAACAATCGATAAG ACCTCACTTCATGGAAGCTGTCCAGTTGTGAATGGGGAGAAATGGGTGGCTACAAAATGGATCAGAGACCGGGAATGGCCGTAG
- the LOC105169474 gene encoding probable E3 ubiquitin-protein ligase RHY1A, translated as MTSASELFYNRRSRYGRNSDTFGVGSDWGSPPPVYRANRRHRHYNSAGGNHTRRDRLDPDGCDPLRRALHNPRQPLPHRPSHPAQERELIRLEEGGHQFSSGNGSHSGNHVNTRDRLRYSGNDRPTDRLPGAVLLARERLLQRLRGVTLSSSRRSNRSSSSSHRNDIAIADDFRLVDAGDWETEISREWLAAMDPLTNSVGQQMSKRPPGLTQEALSCLPVEFFCPPEESDEHGMSRALRECSICLESFLEGDELIRLPCGHRYHFCCLDPWVRTCGDCPYCRRSIDATLNGVEGNLEC; from the exons ATGACGAGCGCTTCGGAGCTATTCTACAATCGGAGGTCGCGGTACGGTCGAAATTCGGATACCTTTGGTGTCGGCTCGGATTGGGGTTCTCCTCCGCCTGTCTATCGGGCTAATCGCCGCCACCGCCACTACAACAGCGCCGGCGGAAATCACACTCGCCGCGATCGACTCGATCCTGACGGCTGCGATCCGTTGCGCCGAGCTCTTCATAATCCCAGGCAGCCCCTACCCCATCGCCCTTCTCATCCAGCTCAA GAACGTGAATTAATTCGGCTTGAAGAAGGTGGTCACCAATTTTCCTCAGGAAATGGAAGCCACTCTGGAAATCATGTTAATACACGAGATAGGCTGAGATACAGTGGGAATGACAGGCCCACTGACAGGCTTCCTGGAGCTGTGCTGCTTGCAAGAGAAAGACTTTTGCAAAGGTTGAGAGGTGTAACTCTTTCTAGTAGCAG GCGGAGCAACAGGAGTTCATCAAGCAGCCATCGTAATGACATTGCAATAGCTGATGACTTCAGGCTTGTTGATGCTGGAGATTGGGAAACAGAAATATCGAGAGAATGGCTTGCAGCAATGGACCCCTTAACCAATTCTGTTGGCCAACAAATGAGCAAGAGACCTCCAGGGCTTACTCAAGAGGCACTGAGCTGTTTGCCTGTTGAGTTTTTCTGTCCCCCAGAGGAAAGTGATGAACATGGCATGTCAAGGGCATTAAGGGAGTGCAGCATATGCCTGGAGAGTTTCTTGGAGGGAGACGAGCTAATACGGCTACCATGTGGACATAGGTATCATTTTTGCTGCTTGGATCCCTGGGTACGGACTTGTGGGGACTGTCCGTATTGTCGCAGGAGTATAGATGCAACTCTAAATGGTGTAGAAGGGAATTTAGAATGTTGA
- the LOC105169476 gene encoding probable protein phosphatase 2C 63: MLRSCCFRCFGRRNGDGLLWHMDLKPHASGDFSIAVVQANSSLEDQSQVFTSPSATYVGVYDGHGGPEASRFVNRHLFPYLHKFSKEQGGLSPDVIKKAFNATEEDFTRLVKRSMPVKPQIASVGSCCLVGAISDGELYVANLGDSRAVLGRRGFDGEKSLVAERLSTDHNVSCENVRKEVEALHPDDSHIVVYCRGVWRIKGIIQVSRSIGDVYLKKPEFHRDPVFQQYGNFVPMKRPVLTAEPSIVTRKLIPQDLFLIFASDGLWEHLSDEAAVQIVSKYPRAGIAKRLVAAALQEAAKKREVRYKDIKKIERGIRRHFHDDITVVVIYLDHHKSSSKPNHKQGTAGCITPPVDIFSYNSDEAVENSGDKIFPNEESRSRVAY; the protein is encoded by the exons ATGTTGCGATCTTGCTGTTTCCGGTGTTTCGGGAGGCGAAATGGAGACGGCTTGCTTTGGCACATGGACTTGAAGCCTCACGCCTCTGGGGACTTTTCCATAGCGGTGGTGCAGGCGAATTCCAGCCTGGAGGATCAGAGCCAGGTTTTTACGTCGCCATCGGCTACCTACGTCGGAGTTTACGATGGCCATGGTGGGCCTGAGGCCTCCCGCTTTGTTAACCGCCACCTCTTCCCTTATCTCCACA AATTTTCCAAAGAGCAAGGAGGGTTGTCGCCTGACGTAATAAAGAAGGCTTTTAATGCTACAGAAGAGGATTTTACGCGATTGGTGAAGAGATCAATGCCGGTCAAACCACAGATTGCTTCGGTGGGTTCATGTTGCCTGGTTGGTGCAATTTCAGATGGTGAATTGTATGTCGCAAACTTGGGAGATTCAAGAGCTGTTCTTGGCAGGAGAGGTTTTGATGGAGAGAAGAGTCTGGTGGCTGAAAGATTGTCCACAGATCATAATGTCTCGTGCGAGAATGTGAGGAAGGAGGTTGAAGCTCTTCATCCTGATGATTCACATATTGTGGTATATTGCCGAGGAGTTTGGAGAATCAAGGGAATAATTCAG GTGTCTAGATCAATTGGCGATGTATATCTGAAGAAACCTGAATTTCACAGAGACCCAGTTTTCCAACAGTATGGAAATTTTGTCCCCATGAAGCGACCGGTTTTGACAGCTGAACCTTCCATTGTAACTAGAAAGCTGATCCCACAAgatctttttctaatttttgccTCTGATGGTCTCTGGGAACACCTCAGTGATGAGGCAGCCGTTCAAATAGTATCAAAGTACCCTAGAGCT GGAATAGCCAAGAGATTAGTAGCCGCTGCTCTTCAGGAAGCTGCTAAGAAGAGAGAAGTGAGGTACAAAGATATTAAGAAGATTGAGAGGGGAATCAGACGGCATTTCCATGACGACATCACTGTTGTTGTGATTTATCTTGATCATCACAAAAGCTCTTCCAAACCTAACCATAAACAAGGTACAGCCGGCTGTATTACTCCGCCTGTTGACATCTTCTCTTATAATTCAGACGAAGCCGTGGAAAACTCAGGTGACAAAATTTTTCCGAATGAGGAATCACGGTCAAGGGTGGCATATTGA
- the LOC105169475 gene encoding 3-oxo-Delta(4,5)-steroid 5-beta-reductase gives MSWWWAGAIGAAKKKIEEDEAPRKHESVALIVGVTGIVGNSLAEILPLADTPGGPWKVYGVARRPRPSWNDDNPINYIQCDVSDPDDAQAKLSTLTDITHVFYVTWTNRSTEAENCEANGKMLKNVLDAVIPNCPKLKHICLQTGRKHYIGPFEIFGKIETHDPPYTEDLPRLNYINFYYTLEDILFEEVKKKEGLTWSVHRPGTIFGFSPYSMMNLVGTLCVYAAICKHEGEVLRFPGCKAAWDGYSDCSDADLTAEHQIWAAVDPYAKNEAFNVSNGDVFKWKNFWKVLAEQFGVECGGYEEGQTLTLEELMKDKGAVWDEIVRENGLTPTKLEDVGLWWFGDIILGNECPLDTMNKSKEHGFLGFRNSKNSFISWIDKVKAYKIVP, from the exons ATGAGCTGGTGGTGGGCTGGAGCTATCGGCGCTGCAAAG aaaaaaatcgAGGAAGATGAGGCACCCCGGAAGCACGAGAGCGTAGCCCTGATAGTTGGGGTGACCGGGATCGTGGGCAACAGCCTGGCTGAGATCCTGCCGCTCGCCGACACTCCCGGTGGCCCCTGGAAGGTCTACGGTGTCGCCCGCCGTCCCCGACCCTCCTGGAATGATGACAATCCGATCAACTACATCCAGTGCGACGTATCCGACCCTGATGATGCCCAGGCCAAGCTTTCAACTCTCACTGACATAACCCACGTATTTTACGTCACCTGGACTAACAGATCCACCGAGGCTGAAAATTGCGAAGCCAATGGCAAAATGCTTAAAAATGTGCTTGATGCAGTCATCCCTAATTGCCCAAAATTGAAGCACATCTGCTTGCAGACTGGGAGAAAGCATTATATTGGGCCGTTCGAGATTTTCGGGAAGATAGAAACCCATGATCCTCCGTATACTGAGGATTTGCCCCgattaaattacatcaacttcTATTATACCCTTGAAGACATTCTGTTTGAGGAGGTGAAGAAGAAGGAGGGTTTGACTTGGTCTGTGCACAGGCCAGGGACGATATTTGGATTCTCACCATATAGCATGATGAATTTGGTGGGGACCCTTTGTGTGTACGCAGCTATTTGTAAGCATGAGGGTGAAGTTTTGAGGTTTCCAGGATGTAAGGCTGCTTGGGACGGTTATTCAGACTGCTCTGATGCAGATTTAACTGCCGAGCACCAGATATGGGCAGCGGTCGATCCTTATGCAAAGAACGAAGCCTTCAATGTTAGCAATGGGGATGTGTTTAAATGGAAGAATTTCTGGAAGGTATTGGCAGAGCAATTTGGAGTGGAATGTGGAGGGTATGAGGAAGGCCAGACACTGACATTGGAGGAATTGATGAAGGATAAAGGTGCAGTTTGGGATGAAATCGTGAGGGAGAATGGCTTGACACCCACTAAATTGGAGGATGTGGGGCTATGGTGGTTTGGAGATATTATACTTGGAAATGAGTGTCCCTTGGATACCATGAACAAGAGTAAGGAACATGGATTTTTGGGATTTAGGAATTCAAAGAATTCCTTCATTTCTTGGATTGATAAGGTGAAAGCTTACAAGATTGTTCCTTAA
- the LOC105169477 gene encoding 3-oxo-Delta(4,5)-steroid 5-beta-reductase-like, producing MISRKNPKKMRHPGSTIESVALIIGVTGLVGNSLAEILPLSDTPGGPWKVYGVARRPRPSWSDDYPINYIQCDVLNRDDTQAKLSTLTDNTHVFYATWTNRPTEAENCEANGRMLQNVLDAVIPNCPNLKHICMQTGRKHYVGPFEAFGKLETQLETPYTEDMPRLNYINFYYTLEDILCKEVEKKEGLTWSVHRPGTIFGFSPHSMMNLVGALCAYAAICKHEGKVLRFPGCKEAWDGYSDCSDADLIAEHQIWAAVDPHAKNEAFNVNNGDVYKWKHLWKVLAKQFGVECGEHEEGQTITFEGLMKDKGGVWDEMVRENGLTPTKLEDVGLWWFADVILGNKCFLDTMNKSKEHGFLGFRNSKKSFISWIEKVKANKIVP from the coding sequence ATGATTAGCAGAAAAAATCCAAAGAAGATGAGGCACCCCGGAAGCACGATCGAGAGCGTAGCCCTGATAATTGGGGTAACTGGACTCGTGGGCAACAGCCTGGCGGAGATCCTGCCGCTCTCCGACACTCCTGGTGGCCCTTGGAAGGTCTACGGCGTCGCCCGCCGGCCCCGTCCTTCCTGGAGTGATGACTATCCAATCAACTACATCCAGTGTGACGTACTCAACCGTGACGATACACAGGCCAAGCTTTCAACTCTCACCGATAACACACACGTGTTTTACGCAACCTGGACCAACAGACCCACCGAGGCTGAAAATTGCGAAGCCAATGGCAGAATGCTTCAAAATGTGCTTGATGCAGTCATCCCTAACTGCCCCAATTTGAAGCACATTTGCATGCAGACTGGGAGGAAGCATTATGTTGGGCCTTTTGAGGCTTTTGGAAAGTTGGAAACACAGCTGGAAACTCCGTATACTGAGGATATGCCCCGATTGAATTACATCAATTTCTATTACACTCTAGAAGACATTCTGTGTAAGGAGGTTGAGAAGAAGGAAGGTCTGACTTGGTCTGTGCACAGGCCGGGCACTATATTTGGATTCTCACCACATAGCATGATGAATTTGGTGGGGGCCCTTTGTGCATACGCAGCTATATGTAAGCATGAGGGTAAGGTTTTGAGGTTTCCAGGGTGCAAGGAGGCCTGGGATGGTTATTCGGATTGCTCCGATGCTGATCTGATTGCTGAGCATCAGATATGGGCAGCGGTGGATCCTCATGCAAAGAATGAGGCTTTCAATGTGAACAATGGAGATGTGTATAAGTGGAAACATTTGTGGAAGGTGTTGGCGAAGCAGTTTGGAGTGGAATGTGGGGAGCATGAGGAAGGGCAGACGATTACGTTTGAGGGGTTGATGAAGGATAAAGGTGGAGTTTGGGATGAAATGGTGAGGGAGAATGGTTTGACGCCTACTAAATTGGAGGATGTGGGATTATGGTGGTTTGCAGATGTTATATTGGGAAATAAGTGTTTCTTGGATACGATGAACAAGAGTAAGGAGCATGGGTTTTTGGGATTTAGGAATTCCAAGAAATCCTTCATTTCTTGGATCGAAAAGGTGAAAGCTAACAAGATTGTTCCTTAA